The genomic interval AAAAATGCCGTTCCAATGCTAATTGTAATGCCGGACGGTAATATTGATGCACCTATGTTCGGCGATCAGACTTTAAAATTATTTGAAGCCGAATTAAAGAATTCTTTAATTCCATTCATAGAGAAAAATTACAGAGTTAAAACGGAACCTCAAAACCGCGCGCTTGCAGGATTATCCATGGGCGGAATTCAAACATTATTTGCCGGCGTTAACAATACGGATTTGTTTTCTTACTTAGGCGTATTCAGTTCGGGTTGGATTCAGCCGATGCAAAATGATCTGGCAAATTCTCAATATGATTTCATGAAAAACAATGCGGATAAAATTAACAGTAATTTGAAATTATTTTGGATATCCATGGGCGGTAAAGAAGATATTGCTTATAATAATTGTCAATTGATGCTGAAAAAATTTGATGAAATGAAAATCAATTATCAATATAGTGAATATTCCGGGGGACATACCTGGCCGGTTTGGCGTCACGATTTATATAAAATAGCTCAGCTTTTATTCAAGTAATTAATTTAAAATATTAATGAGTCTTTATTTATGTCAAAATGTTATTTACTGTTTACGGTTTTTGTATTAGTTGCAATTTCTTTAACAGCGCAGCAAATTAAAAATTCGAAACGAATCAGTCCGAATTTATTTGGAATATTCTTTGAAGATATCAATTACTCGGCAGATGGAGGACTATACGCTGAGCTAGTACAAAACCGTTCTTTTGAATATAGTCCAACTGAACAAAAAAGCTGGAACCCTCTTTCGTTTTGGGAATATATTTCACCCGGATTTTCATACGGAAGAATAAGCGTAGAAACAACTTCTCCTATTCATCAAAATAATCCCCATTACATTGTGATCGATGTTGAACACGTTGGGCATGAAGCTAATTATATTGGTGATTCCGGTGTTGGAATTAAAAATTACGGATATGGCGGAATGGTGATAAATGCGGATGATAAATATATCCTGACATTCTTCGCCCGTCAAATATCGGAAGAACCGATCAATTTTAATTTAAGCCTGCAGAGTACATCCGGCTCAGTAAAATATGCCGAAACCGAAATTACGGTATCTTCAAAAGAATGGAAAAAATATTCAACTACTTTTATTGCTTCTGAAAATAGTGATAGCGCGGTCTTAGTTATTCTTGCCACATCGAAATGTAAATTTGCGATCGATGTTATATCACTTTTTCCCGAAAAAACTTTTCATAACCGCGAGAACGGTTTAAGAAATGACCTTGCTCAAGTTTTAGCCGATATGAAACCAAAATTTATTCGATTCCCGGGCGGATGTCTGGTACACGGCGATGGTTTGGGAAATATGTACAGATGGAAAAATACAATAGGACCGATTGAACAAAGAAAGGAGCAAAGAAATATTTGGGGTTACAATCAAACAGCAGGCTTAGGATATTTCGAATATTTTCAGTTTTGCGAGGATATTGGAGCAAAACCCTTACCTATTGTCCCGGCTGGAGTAAGCTGCCAAAATTCAGGAGGTACTTGGCGTATCGGAGGAACCGGACAAAAAGCATTGCCAAATAGCCAGATGCCGGATTATGTTCAAGAAATTTTGGATTTGATTGAATGGGCAAACGGACCGGTTACTTCTATTTGGGGTTCAAAAAGAGCCGAAGCCGGACATGCAAAACCATTTAATCTCGAATACATTGGAATTGGCAATGAAGACAAAATGACTCCCGAATTTATTGAACGCTTTAAAATGATTTATGAAGTTGTTAAAGCTAAACATCCCGAAATAAAAGTTATCGGTACTGTCGGACCTTTTCACAGTGGCGAGGATTTTGACAAAGGCTGGAAATTAGCCGATGAACTGAAAATCCCTATTGTAGATGAACATTATTATACCGATCCAAAATGGCTTATCGCAAATCAATATCGCTACGATAAGTATGATAGAAGTAAATCGAAAGTTTATTTGGGTGAATATGCATCCTGGGGTAACAAATTTTTTAATGCTCTTGCTGAAGCATCGTATCTTACATCTTTGGAACGAAATGGCGACTTGGTTGTGATGGCATCTTATGCTCCTTTATTTGCAAAAAAAGATTTCACTCAATGGAAAATAGATATGATCTTTTTCGACAATTCCAAAATTGTTCTGACTCCGAATTATTTTGTCCAGAAAATGTTTATGAACAACCAAGGCGATTTGTATTTGAACAATATTATTGATTGGAATAAAAATGACAGTTCTTTAGCTGCTTCTGCAGTATTTGATACTCAAACCGAAGATATAATACTTAAACTAGTAAATGCCGACGGTGAATCAAAAAAGATGAAAATAAATTTATCGGATTTTGCAAATATTAATTCCAACGCGGAATTAACACTTATAACCGGAAATGCTGAAGATGAAAATACATTTGAAAATCCTAAAAAAATTGAAAACGTGCAATCCAATTATATAGTGAGCGCAAATTTTGAATATAAATTACCTGCATTGTCATTCAGTGTAATAAGAATTAAAAACAATAAGTGATTTTAGAGGTTAGGTAATTTTAAAATGAAGAAAATACTTTTAATTGTCTGCATTGTCTTTCTCATTAATGCTCAAAATGTTGGCCAGTCATGGACTGCGGACAATGGCAACGGGACTTATACAAATCCTTTGTTTTATGATGAATTCTCCGATCCGGATATTATTCGAGTTGAAGATGATTTCTACATGACGGGAACAACGATGCACACTGTGCCAGGATTGCCGGTGTTACATTCAAAAGATCTTGTCAATTGGGAATTATTAAGTTATGCGTTTGATAGATTTAACTTGGGACCGGAATTCAATTTAGATGAAGAAAAGGAAGCTTATGGACAAGGTATTTGGGCTCCGTGCATTCGTCATTACAAAGGTATGTTTTACATTTTTTCAAATGTTAACGGACATGGAATACAAATATTTACATCAGCAAAACCCGAAGGACCATGGCAGCACAAATCATTAAAAGCGGAAATATATGACTTGTCCGTTTTATTCGACGATGACGAAAAAATTTATGCGGTATATAAATATAATGAAGTGCACCTTGTCGAATTAAAACCTGATTTAAGCGGAGTAGTAGAAGGAACCGATAGCATAATAATATCGGCGGGAAACGCAATGGGCGAAGGACATCACATTTACAAAGTAAATGGAAAATATTTTATAATTAGTGCGAATTTTTCACCCTCGGGAAGAATGCAGTGTGCACGTGCCGATAATCCTTACGGACCATATGAAACAGTTGTAATTAGTTCTGATGAAACAATGGGCTTTCAGCGCGGTTGGTGGCTGATTGATCCGGGCATAGGAAAAAATTTGCCCGAACCGGGACAAAAAATAGAAATGTATGAAACGCCGGAAAATGAATACGGCGCGGTACCTCTGCATCAAGGTGGAATTGTCGATCTTCCGAATGGCGAATGGTGGGGATTCTCAATGATGGATTTCAGATCGATGGGACGAACCACTTGTTTATCTCCAGTCACATGGTTTGATGGATGGCCGTATTTCGGACTGACCGGAAATCTCGGCAGAACGCCAAGGACTTGGTTAAAGCCAATAAACAGTGAAAAAATAAAACCAAAATCTGCTTATACGCGAAGTGATAATTTTAACGGACCTGATCTTCAAAATGTTTGGCAATGGAATCACAATCCAAATGATGAAAAATGGAAATTGAATCAAGACAAAGGCTCATTGCGTTTATATACTTTACCTGCAAAAAATTTTTTGCGGGCCAAAAATACTTTGACTCAAAGAGTAATCGGACCTGAATCGTACGCGACTGTTGAATTAGATGCGGCAAATTTAAAAAATGGAGACATTGCCGGTTTGGCTTACCTG from Ignavibacteriota bacterium carries:
- a CDS encoding alpha-N-arabinofuranosidase, with the translated sequence MSKCYLLFTVFVLVAISLTAQQIKNSKRISPNLFGIFFEDINYSADGGLYAELVQNRSFEYSPTEQKSWNPLSFWEYISPGFSYGRISVETTSPIHQNNPHYIVIDVEHVGHEANYIGDSGVGIKNYGYGGMVINADDKYILTFFARQISEEPINFNLSLQSTSGSVKYAETEITVSSKEWKKYSTTFIASENSDSAVLVILATSKCKFAIDVISLFPEKTFHNRENGLRNDLAQVLADMKPKFIRFPGGCLVHGDGLGNMYRWKNTIGPIEQRKEQRNIWGYNQTAGLGYFEYFQFCEDIGAKPLPIVPAGVSCQNSGGTWRIGGTGQKALPNSQMPDYVQEILDLIEWANGPVTSIWGSKRAEAGHAKPFNLEYIGIGNEDKMTPEFIERFKMIYEVVKAKHPEIKVIGTVGPFHSGEDFDKGWKLADELKIPIVDEHYYTDPKWLIANQYRYDKYDRSKSKVYLGEYASWGNKFFNALAEASYLTSLERNGDLVVMASYAPLFAKKDFTQWKIDMIFFDNSKIVLTPNYFVQKMFMNNQGDLYLNNIIDWNKNDSSLAASAVFDTQTEDIILKLVNADGESKKMKINLSDFANINSNAELTLITGNAEDENTFENPKKIENVQSNYIVSANFEYKLPALSFSVIRIKNNK
- a CDS encoding glycoside hydrolase 43 family protein, with product MKKILLIVCIVFLINAQNVGQSWTADNGNGTYTNPLFYDEFSDPDIIRVEDDFYMTGTTMHTVPGLPVLHSKDLVNWELLSYAFDRFNLGPEFNLDEEKEAYGQGIWAPCIRHYKGMFYIFSNVNGHGIQIFTSAKPEGPWQHKSLKAEIYDLSVLFDDDEKIYAVYKYNEVHLVELKPDLSGVVEGTDSIIISAGNAMGEGHHIYKVNGKYFIISANFSPSGRMQCARADNPYGPYETVVISSDETMGFQRGWWLIDPGIGKNLPEPGQKIEMYETPENEYGAVPLHQGGIVDLPNGEWWGFSMMDFRSMGRTTCLSPVTWFDGWPYFGLTGNLGRTPRTWLKPINSEKIKPKSAYTRSDNFNGPDLQNVWQWNHNPNDEKWKLNQDKGSLRLYTLPAKNFLRAKNTLTQRVIGPESYATVELDAANLKNGDIAGLAYLNIPYAYVGIKKVKEEFLLSHYDLYSNKTIEKKISSSKISFRASGNYEKDIAQLSYSFDGKTFIEIGDSIRLPYQLKTFQGSRYALFAYNTIGNEGGYVDFEDFKLAEPLADRSNNIPLNKIITLTNLTDETHVWANPHGMMHSIKQGSKEFEGLGCQFKVHDRKNGRVSLEAMNGVGFLTVVGIGLTADVRLIKEESEGSLFQWQDLLHGNCMLMSLKTNRYVGITKGTGSAYSADFPGTLPNRKNGTVFIWREMEK